One Amycolatopsis sp. NBC_00355 genomic window carries:
- a CDS encoding NAD-glutamate dehydrogenase, which yields MSSTGVSSPPGTGAVTEPEFGAPRSTASPEQIRDDLIDAAAGLAPEIGELIRLYYRHIPAEEIVGDEPVNLVGAVRSHLQLAKHRMPGRPAVRLLNPTVAEDGWAREATVVQVVTDDMPYLVDSIAAEFARDGVQVQRIVHPIVVVTRDLTGELQEVHPDADPGRPPANSAAESWMYIEIDFVTDPNRARELDNRLASVLGDVREVVEDAEKMAQTACQLAGELETDPPQLPQAEVAEGARLLRWLADGHFTFLGYRRYELVDNPHPDSDEPALRAVLASGLGVLRQDSLAARGLTAGPDTATSALAPSLLVLTQASAPSTVHRPVYPYYVGVKTFDAEGTVTGEHRFLGMFTTTALHENVLDIPVVCDRVREVIHRAGFPMESFSGQRMLEVLQNWPRADLFSADTDSLYSTTTGAITLSDRRRLRLFLRRDPYGRFYSCLVYLPQDRYTTRSRLAMQEVLLEELEGTQLEYSARIGETVLAQVHFMVHTDPARGQEPDTQRIQERLNDAVRSWDDRMVEAVLDERRERSDGGVAVGVLGEESATEQGQRYASVFPEGYKEDFSAEEALSDLRALDSLSDEGDLALSFYLPADAEPGERRFKLFLRGEGVTLSKVLPVLQAMGVEVVDERPYELHREDGGPCWIYDFGLRISQKMLGKQPDDDAVAELRNRFQDAFEAAWRGDAEVDGLNGLVLRGGLTWRQAAVLRAYSRYLRQAGSAFSQDYIQNTLLSHTEVATKLLRLFETRFDPQLSDVDREAATDGLASELDALIDEVTSLDEDRILRRLMAVIRATLRTNYHVTGSDGAPRPYLAIKLDPSGVPDLPEPRPRFEIFVYSPRVEGVHLRFGEVARGGLRWSDRREDFRTEILGLVKAQAVKNAVIVPVGAKGGFVVKRPPVPTGDSSYDRDAQLNEGIACYRMFIAGLLDLTDNRVEGKTVPAPGVVRHDADDSYLVVAADKGTAKFSDIANEMSAQYGFWLGDAFASGGSVGYDHKAMGITAKGAWESVKRHFRELGKDTQTEDFTVVGIGDMMGDVFGNGMLLSEHIRLVAAFNHMHVFLDPNPDAAVTYAERRRLFDLPRSSWDDYDRSLISEGGGIYSRSAKSIPVSPQVREALGLDASVTALAPMDLLQAILLAPVELLWNGGIGTYVKAETETHAHAGDKANDAIRVDGKQLRVQVFGEGGNLGLTQLGRIEFARLGGPEHTGGKINTDALDNSAGVDCSDHEVNIKILLDHLVQTGKLEQAQRNELLEEMTDEVGALVLADNYRQNAVLGVSRAHAGPMVSVHARLVASLVSQGAFDRKLEALPSNSEFRELEKAGKGLTSPELATLLAHVKLELKDELLASDLPDSQVFAGRLPEYFPKPLRERFAPAIGEHPLRRQIITTLIANEVVDGGGISFVYRLMEEMNATATDAVRAYAVVTRVFDLPSLWTAIDALDNVVHTDVADEMMLETRRLLDRAARWFLTNRPQPLAPLAEINRFGRVLNELVPKLGDLLRGREAESVQAKVDELTAGHVPAGLARRIALLLHTFGLLDVTEVAELAEQQIGVDATHSPAETAELYYALSAHLDVDKMLTEISALERGNRWHALARLSLRDDVYGSLRAITLDALRHSDPGSSADAKIAQWEKTNASRLQRARVALDEITKSGRLDLATLSVAARQIRSTVR from the coding sequence ATGAGCTCGACCGGAGTCTCGTCCCCACCCGGAACCGGAGCCGTCACCGAACCCGAGTTCGGTGCCCCGCGCTCCACCGCCAGCCCGGAGCAGATCAGGGACGACCTGATCGACGCCGCCGCCGGGCTGGCCCCGGAGATCGGCGAGCTCATCCGGCTCTACTACCGGCATATCCCGGCCGAGGAGATCGTCGGCGACGAGCCAGTGAACCTGGTCGGCGCGGTTCGCTCGCACCTGCAGCTGGCCAAGCACCGGATGCCCGGCCGCCCCGCCGTGCGGCTGCTGAACCCGACCGTCGCCGAGGACGGCTGGGCCCGTGAGGCCACCGTCGTGCAGGTCGTCACCGACGACATGCCCTACCTGGTCGACTCGATCGCCGCGGAGTTCGCCCGCGACGGCGTGCAGGTGCAGCGGATCGTCCACCCGATCGTCGTCGTCACCCGCGACCTCACCGGCGAGCTGCAGGAAGTGCACCCGGACGCGGACCCGGGCCGGCCGCCCGCGAACTCGGCGGCCGAGTCGTGGATGTACATCGAGATCGACTTCGTCACCGACCCGAACCGCGCCCGCGAGCTCGACAACCGGCTCGCCAGCGTGCTGGGCGACGTCCGCGAGGTCGTCGAGGACGCCGAGAAGATGGCCCAGACGGCGTGCCAGCTCGCCGGCGAGCTGGAGACGGACCCGCCGCAGCTGCCCCAGGCCGAGGTCGCCGAAGGCGCCCGCCTGCTGCGCTGGCTGGCCGACGGCCACTTCACCTTCCTCGGCTACCGCCGCTACGAGCTGGTCGACAACCCGCATCCGGACTCGGACGAGCCGGCCCTGCGCGCGGTGCTGGCGTCCGGCCTCGGCGTGCTGCGCCAGGACAGCCTGGCCGCGCGCGGCCTCACGGCGGGCCCGGACACCGCGACGTCTGCGCTCGCGCCCTCGCTGCTGGTGCTGACCCAGGCGAGCGCGCCCTCGACCGTGCACCGCCCGGTCTACCCGTACTACGTCGGCGTGAAGACCTTCGACGCCGAGGGCACCGTCACCGGCGAACACCGCTTCCTCGGCATGTTCACCACGACCGCGCTGCACGAGAACGTCCTCGACATCCCGGTGGTCTGCGACCGCGTCCGCGAGGTCATCCACCGCGCCGGTTTCCCGATGGAGTCGTTCTCCGGCCAGCGGATGCTCGAGGTGCTGCAGAACTGGCCGCGCGCGGACCTGTTCTCCGCCGACACCGACTCGCTGTACTCGACGACGACCGGCGCGATCACGCTGTCGGATCGCCGCCGGCTGCGGCTGTTCCTGCGCCGCGACCCGTACGGCCGCTTCTACTCGTGCCTCGTCTACCTGCCCCAGGACCGGTACACGACGCGCTCGCGGCTGGCGATGCAGGAGGTGCTGCTCGAAGAGCTCGAAGGCACCCAGCTCGAGTACAGCGCCCGCATCGGGGAAACCGTGCTGGCGCAGGTGCACTTCATGGTCCACACCGATCCCGCGCGCGGGCAGGAGCCCGACACGCAGCGGATCCAGGAGCGGCTGAACGACGCCGTCCGCAGCTGGGACGACCGGATGGTCGAGGCGGTCCTCGACGAGCGCCGGGAGCGCTCGGACGGCGGCGTGGCCGTCGGCGTCCTCGGCGAGGAGTCGGCGACCGAGCAGGGCCAGCGCTACGCGAGCGTCTTCCCCGAGGGGTACAAGGAGGACTTCTCCGCCGAGGAGGCGCTCTCCGACCTCCGCGCCCTCGACTCGCTTTCCGACGAAGGCGACCTCGCGCTGTCGTTCTACCTGCCGGCCGACGCCGAGCCCGGCGAGCGTCGGTTCAAGCTCTTCCTGCGCGGCGAAGGCGTGACGCTGTCGAAGGTGCTCCCGGTCCTGCAGGCGATGGGCGTCGAGGTCGTCGACGAGCGGCCGTACGAGCTGCACCGCGAAGACGGCGGCCCGTGCTGGATCTACGACTTCGGCCTGCGCATCAGCCAGAAGATGCTCGGCAAGCAGCCCGACGACGACGCCGTCGCCGAGCTGCGCAACCGGTTCCAGGACGCCTTCGAGGCCGCCTGGCGCGGGGACGCCGAGGTCGACGGCCTCAACGGCCTCGTCCTGCGCGGCGGGCTCACCTGGCGCCAGGCCGCCGTGCTGCGCGCGTACTCGCGCTACCTGCGTCAGGCCGGCAGCGCGTTCTCCCAGGACTACATCCAGAACACGCTGCTGTCGCACACCGAGGTCGCCACGAAGCTGCTGCGGCTGTTCGAAACGCGGTTCGACCCGCAGCTGTCCGACGTCGACCGCGAGGCCGCGACCGACGGGCTGGCGAGCGAGCTGGACGCACTGATCGACGAGGTCACCAGCCTCGACGAAGACCGGATCCTGCGCCGCCTGATGGCCGTCATCCGGGCCACGCTGCGGACGAACTACCACGTCACCGGCTCCGACGGCGCGCCGCGGCCGTACCTGGCGATCAAGCTGGACCCGAGCGGGGTACCCGACCTGCCCGAGCCGCGCCCGCGGTTCGAGATCTTCGTGTACTCGCCGCGGGTCGAAGGTGTGCACCTGCGCTTCGGTGAGGTCGCGCGCGGTGGCCTGCGCTGGTCGGACCGGCGCGAGGACTTCCGCACCGAGATCCTCGGCCTGGTCAAGGCGCAGGCGGTCAAGAACGCCGTCATCGTGCCGGTCGGCGCGAAGGGCGGCTTCGTCGTGAAGCGCCCGCCGGTCCCGACCGGCGACTCGAGCTACGACCGCGACGCCCAGCTCAACGAGGGCATCGCCTGCTACCGGATGTTCATCGCCGGCCTGCTCGACCTGACCGACAACCGCGTCGAGGGCAAGACCGTGCCCGCGCCGGGCGTCGTCCGGCACGACGCCGACGACTCCTACCTGGTCGTCGCGGCCGACAAGGGCACCGCGAAGTTCTCCGACATCGCCAACGAGATGTCGGCGCAGTACGGCTTCTGGCTCGGTGACGCCTTCGCCTCCGGCGGCTCGGTCGGCTACGACCACAAGGCCATGGGCATCACGGCGAAGGGTGCCTGGGAGAGCGTCAAGCGGCACTTCCGCGAGCTGGGCAAGGACACCCAGACCGAGGACTTCACCGTCGTCGGCATCGGCGACATGATGGGCGACGTCTTCGGCAACGGCATGCTGCTGTCCGAGCACATCCGGCTCGTCGCCGCGTTCAACCACATGCACGTCTTCCTGGACCCGAATCCGGACGCGGCGGTGACCTACGCGGAGCGCCGCCGGCTGTTCGACCTGCCGCGCAGCTCCTGGGACGACTACGACCGCTCGCTCATCAGCGAGGGCGGCGGCATCTACTCCCGCTCGGCCAAGTCGATCCCGGTCAGCCCGCAGGTGCGCGAGGCGCTCGGTCTCGACGCGAGTGTCACCGCGCTGGCGCCGATGGACCTGCTCCAGGCGATCCTGCTCGCGCCGGTGGAACTGCTGTGGAACGGCGGCATCGGCACCTACGTCAAGGCGGAGACCGAGACCCACGCCCACGCCGGCGACAAGGCCAACGACGCCATCCGCGTCGACGGCAAGCAGCTGCGCGTCCAGGTGTTCGGCGAGGGCGGCAACCTGGGCCTGACCCAGCTCGGCCGGATCGAGTTCGCCCGCCTCGGCGGCCCGGAGCACACCGGCGGCAAGATCAACACCGACGCGCTGGACAACTCGGCCGGCGTCGACTGCTCCGACCACGAGGTCAACATCAAGATCCTGCTCGATCACCTGGTGCAGACCGGGAAGCTCGAGCAGGCCCAGCGCAACGAGCTGCTGGAGGAGATGACCGACGAGGTCGGCGCGCTGGTGCTGGCGGACAACTACCGGCAGAACGCGGTGCTCGGCGTCAGCCGGGCGCACGCCGGGCCGATGGTCTCGGTGCACGCGCGGCTGGTCGCGTCGCTGGTCTCCCAGGGCGCCTTCGACCGCAAGCTCGAGGCGCTGCCGAGCAACTCGGAGTTCCGCGAGCTGGAGAAGGCGGGCAAGGGCCTCACCTCGCCGGAGCTGGCGACGCTGCTCGCGCACGTCAAGCTGGAGCTGAAGGACGAGCTGCTGGCCAGCGACCTGCCCGACTCGCAGGTCTTCGCCGGCCGGCTGCCGGAGTACTTCCCGAAGCCGCTGCGGGAGCGGTTCGCGCCGGCGATCGGCGAGCACCCGCTGCGCCGCCAGATCATCACCACGCTGATCGCGAACGAGGTCGTCGACGGCGGCGGCATCTCGTTCGTCTACCGGCTGATGGAGGAGATGAACGCGACGGCGACCGACGCGGTGCGCGCGTACGCCGTCGTCACGCGGGTGTTCGACCTGCCGTCGCTGTGGACCGCGATCGACGCGCTGGACAACGTCGTGCACACCGACGTCGCCGACGAGATGATGCTGGAGACGCGGCGGCTGCTAGACCGGGCCGCGCGCTGGTTCCTCACCAACCGGCCACAGCCGCTGGCGCCGCTGGCGGAGATCAACCGCTTCGGCCGGGTCCTCAACGAGCTGGTGCCGAAGCTCGGTGACCTGCTGCGCGGCCGGGAAGCCGAGTCGGTGCAGGCGAAGGTGGACGAGCTGACCGCCGGCCACGTGCCGGCCGGGCTGGCCCGCCGGATCGCCCTGCTGCTGCACACGTTCGGCCTGCTCGACGTCACCGAGGTCGCGGAGCTCGCCGAGCAGCAGATCGGCGTCGACGCGACGCACAGCCCGGCCGAGACGGCGGAGCTGTACTACGCGCTGTCGGCGCACCTGGACGTCGACAAGATGCTCACCGAGATCAGCGCGCTCGAACGGGGCAACCGCTGGCACGCCCTCGCCCGGCTTTCGCTGCGCGACGACGTCTACGGCTCGCTGCGGGCGATCACGCTGGACGCGTTGCGGCACAGCGATCCCGGGTCGTCGGCGGACGCCAAGATCGCGCAGTGGGAGAAGACCAACGCCTCGCGGCTGCAGCGGGCGCGCGTCGCGCTCGACGAGATCACCAAGTCCGGCCGGCTCGACCTGGCGACCCTTTCGGTGGCGGCCCGCCAGATCCGGAGCACGGTGCGGTGA
- the ettA gene encoding energy-dependent translational throttle protein EttA: MAEFIYTMKKVRKTVGDKVILDDVSTAFYPGAKIGVVGPNGAGKSTVLKIMAGIEQASNGEAFIQPGASVGILMQEPELNEEKTVRGNVEEGLGEIKVKLDRYNEVLTLMETEYSEELMEEMGQLQEELDHADAWELDSTVEQAMDALRCPPPEEGVTHLSGGERRRVALCKLLLSAPDLLLLDEPTNHLDAESVLWLEQFLSRYAGAVLAVTHDRYFLDNVAEWIMEIDRGRVVGYEGNYSTYLEKKQERLAVQGKKDMKLAKRLKTELEWVRSNAKARQTKSRSRLDRYEEMAAEADKHRKLDFEEIQIPPGPRLGSVVVEVDKLKKGFDERVLIDGLSFDLPRNGIVGVIGPNGVGKTTLFKTIVGLEKPDDGIVKIGETVKLSYVDQNRGGIDPKKTVWQVVSDELDYIHVGQTEMPSRAYVSAFGFKGPDQQKPAGVLSGGERNRLNLALTLKQGGNLILLDEPTNDLDVETLGSLENALEQFPGCAVVISHDRWFLDRVATHILAWEGTDENPAQWFWFEGNFEGYEKNKVERMGAEAARPHRVTHRKLTRD, encoded by the coding sequence ATGGCCGAGTTCATCTACACCATGAAGAAGGTGCGCAAGACCGTCGGGGACAAGGTCATCCTCGACGACGTCAGCACCGCGTTCTACCCCGGCGCCAAGATCGGCGTGGTCGGGCCGAACGGTGCCGGCAAGTCCACCGTTCTCAAGATCATGGCGGGGATCGAGCAGGCCAGCAACGGCGAAGCCTTCATCCAGCCCGGCGCCTCCGTCGGCATCCTCATGCAGGAGCCGGAGCTCAACGAGGAGAAGACGGTCCGGGGGAACGTCGAGGAGGGCCTCGGCGAGATCAAGGTCAAGCTCGACCGCTACAACGAGGTCCTCACGCTGATGGAGACCGAGTACAGCGAAGAGCTGATGGAGGAGATGGGGCAGCTCCAGGAGGAGCTGGACCACGCCGACGCCTGGGAGCTCGACTCGACCGTCGAGCAGGCCATGGACGCGCTGCGCTGCCCGCCGCCCGAGGAGGGTGTCACGCACCTGTCCGGTGGTGAGCGCCGCCGCGTCGCGCTGTGCAAGCTGCTGCTGTCGGCGCCGGACCTGCTGCTGCTCGACGAGCCCACCAACCACCTGGACGCCGAGAGTGTCCTGTGGCTGGAGCAGTTCCTCTCCCGCTACGCCGGCGCCGTCCTCGCCGTCACCCACGACCGGTACTTCCTGGACAACGTGGCCGAGTGGATCATGGAGATCGACCGCGGCCGCGTCGTCGGGTACGAGGGCAACTACTCGACGTACCTGGAGAAGAAGCAGGAACGTCTCGCGGTCCAGGGCAAGAAGGACATGAAGCTCGCGAAGCGCCTGAAGACCGAGCTGGAGTGGGTCCGGTCGAACGCCAAGGCGCGCCAGACCAAGTCCCGGTCGCGGCTCGACCGCTACGAGGAGATGGCGGCGGAGGCGGACAAGCACCGCAAGCTCGACTTCGAAGAGATCCAGATCCCGCCGGGCCCGCGCCTGGGCAGCGTCGTGGTCGAGGTCGACAAGCTCAAGAAGGGCTTCGACGAGCGCGTCCTCATCGATGGCCTCTCGTTCGACCTGCCGCGCAACGGCATCGTCGGCGTGATCGGCCCGAACGGCGTCGGCAAGACCACGCTCTTCAAGACGATCGTCGGGCTCGAGAAGCCGGACGACGGCATCGTCAAGATCGGCGAGACGGTCAAACTGTCCTATGTGGACCAGAACCGCGGCGGGATCGACCCGAAGAAGACCGTCTGGCAGGTCGTCTCCGACGAGCTGGACTACATCCACGTCGGCCAGACCGAAATGCCGTCGCGGGCGTACGTCTCGGCGTTCGGATTCAAGGGCCCGGACCAGCAGAAGCCGGCGGGGGTGCTCTCCGGTGGTGAGCGCAACCGGCTCAACCTGGCGCTGACGCTCAAGCAGGGCGGGAACCTGATCCTGCTCGACGAGCCGACGAACGACCTGGACGTCGAGACCCTGGGCTCGCTGGAGAACGCGCTGGAGCAGTTCCCCGGCTGTGCCGTCGTGATCTCGCACGACCGGTGGTTCCTCGACCGGGTCGCGACGCACATCCTGGCCTGGGAAGGCACCGACGAGAACCCCGCGCAGTGGTTCTGGTTCGAGGGCAACTTCGAAGGGTACGAGAAGAACAAGGTGGAGCGGATGGGCGCCGAGGCGGCCCGCCCGCACCGTGTCACCCACCGCAAGCTGACCCGCGACTGA
- a CDS encoding cytochrome c oxidase assembly protein has protein sequence MSSEPVTKSGAPTRRRASVLPLLAVGVLLAAVVAVGLIALTGGAGYVIAGLPDPGLVTKYGITVMRVLSEAASVICVGSLLLAAFLVPPQKSGTLGPEGYGALRAAGIAAWVWFAAALLSVAFTAADTAGKPFGDVLDPQTLLDLVGAIEQPKAWLWTALIAVLVALGCRLALSWGWTAVLFFLAVGGLVPVAVTGHSASGGSHDVATNSLLYHLIAASLWVGGLIALLALGYRRGAHLSLAARRFSRLALVCWIVMAVSGVINALVRIGLNDLFTTDYGLLVVAKTVALLLLGVFGHQQRRKGVADLVDGRGGGQLMRLAAVEILIMFVTIGIASGLARTPPPADAVTQPSTTELLIGYNLDGEPTLWRLLFDTRFDLVYGTAALVFGVLYLAGVRRLLRRGDTWPVGRTVAWIAGCVVLLIATSSGIGRYSPAMFSVHMGSHMLLSMVTPVLFVLGGPVTLALRALPAAGKDDPPGPREWLVAFVHSPVSRFLTHPVVALLLFVGSFYALYFSGLFDNALSYHWAHLVMNAHFLLAGYVFYWPVIGVDPAPRRLPYLARLGMMFAAMPFHAFFGVILMSKQTVIGQAFYSQLHLPWVGDLLTDQRLGGGIAWAAGEVPVLLVLIALLVQWARQDEREAKRRDRREEVTGDEELNAYNAMLKNMADGKRAE, from the coding sequence GTGTCCAGCGAGCCCGTGACGAAATCCGGCGCGCCCACCCGGCGCCGGGCCAGTGTGCTGCCCCTGCTCGCGGTCGGCGTGCTGCTGGCCGCCGTCGTCGCGGTCGGGCTGATCGCGCTCACCGGCGGCGCCGGGTATGTCATCGCGGGCCTGCCGGATCCCGGGCTGGTCACCAAGTACGGCATCACCGTCATGCGCGTGCTGTCGGAGGCCGCGTCGGTGATCTGCGTCGGTTCGCTGCTGCTGGCGGCGTTCCTGGTGCCGCCGCAGAAGTCCGGCACGCTCGGCCCCGAGGGCTACGGCGCGCTGCGCGCCGCCGGGATCGCCGCATGGGTGTGGTTCGCCGCGGCGCTGCTCTCGGTCGCGTTCACCGCCGCCGACACCGCCGGGAAGCCGTTCGGCGACGTGCTGGACCCGCAGACCCTGCTCGACCTCGTCGGCGCGATCGAGCAGCCCAAGGCGTGGCTGTGGACGGCGCTGATCGCCGTGCTGGTCGCGCTCGGCTGCCGGCTCGCGCTGTCCTGGGGCTGGACGGCGGTGCTGTTCTTCCTGGCCGTCGGCGGCCTGGTCCCGGTCGCCGTCACCGGCCACTCGGCCAGCGGCGGCTCGCACGACGTCGCCACCAACAGCCTGCTGTACCACCTGATCGCCGCGTCCCTGTGGGTCGGCGGGCTGATCGCGCTGCTGGCGCTGGGCTACCGGCGCGGGGCGCACCTGAGCCTGGCCGCGCGGCGGTTCTCCCGGCTGGCGCTGGTCTGCTGGATCGTGATGGCCGTCTCCGGCGTGATCAACGCGCTCGTCCGGATCGGCCTGAACGATCTCTTCACCACCGACTACGGCCTCCTGGTCGTCGCCAAGACGGTCGCCCTGCTGCTGCTCGGCGTCTTCGGCCACCAGCAACGCCGCAAGGGCGTCGCGGACCTCGTCGACGGCAGGGGCGGCGGGCAGCTGATGCGCCTGGCCGCGGTCGAGATCCTGATCATGTTCGTCACGATCGGCATCGCCAGCGGGCTCGCCCGGACCCCGCCGCCGGCCGACGCGGTCACCCAGCCGTCCACGACCGAGCTGCTGATCGGCTACAACCTCGACGGCGAGCCGACGTTGTGGCGGCTGCTCTTCGACACCCGCTTCGACCTGGTCTACGGCACCGCGGCCCTCGTCTTCGGCGTGCTGTACCTGGCCGGCGTCCGGCGGCTGCTGCGCCGCGGCGACACCTGGCCGGTCGGCCGCACGGTCGCCTGGATCGCCGGCTGCGTGGTGCTGCTGATCGCGACGTCGTCGGGCATCGGCCGCTACTCGCCCGCGATGTTCAGCGTCCACATGGGCAGCCACATGCTGCTCTCGATGGTGACGCCGGTGCTGTTCGTGCTCGGCGGCCCGGTGACGCTCGCGCTGCGCGCGCTGCCCGCCGCGGGCAAGGACGACCCGCCGGGGCCGCGCGAGTGGCTCGTCGCCTTCGTGCACTCCCCGGTGTCGCGCTTCCTGACCCATCCGGTGGTCGCGCTGCTGCTGTTCGTCGGCTCGTTCTACGCGCTGTACTTCTCGGGGCTGTTCGACAACGCGCTGAGCTACCACTGGGCGCACCTGGTGATGAACGCGCACTTCCTGCTCGCCGGCTACGTCTTCTACTGGCCGGTGATCGGCGTCGACCCGGCGCCGCGGCGGCTCCCGTACCTCGCGCGGCTCGGGATGATGTTCGCCGCGATGCCGTTCCACGCGTTCTTCGGCGTGATCCTGATGAGCAAGCAGACCGTGATCGGGCAGGCGTTCTACAGCCAGCTGCACCTGCCGTGGGTCGGCGACCTGCTGACCGACCAGCGGCTCGGCGGCGGCATCGCGTGGGCCGCCGGCGAGGTCCCGGTGCTGCTGGTGCTGATCGCGCTGCTGGTGCAGTGGGCGCGTCAGGACGAGCGCGAGGCGAAGCGGCGCGACCGGCGCGAAGAGGTGACCGGCGACGAGGAACTGAACGCCTACAACGCGATGCTGAAGAACATGGCCGACGGGAAGCGCGCCGAATAG
- a CDS encoding phosphoglycerate mutase family protein: MKMILLRHAESLGNVDELAYTRIPDHALPLTDAGRKQAAAVAPEIVRLLDGARPAVYVSPYLRTRETLRLLDIRASCERLLQEPRLREQDWGNLQDPADQEVQKARRNEFGHFFYRLPFGESGADVDDRVAGFLSDLHRRDERHPETVLIVSHGLTLRLLCRRLFGWSVELFESLSNPGTCEHRVLEEHDGKWTLDRPFAQWRDSPDGETQL; the protein is encoded by the coding sequence GTGAAGATGATCCTGCTGCGGCACGCCGAGTCCCTCGGCAACGTCGACGAGCTCGCCTACACGCGGATCCCGGACCACGCCCTGCCGCTGACCGACGCGGGCCGGAAGCAGGCCGCCGCGGTGGCGCCGGAGATCGTCCGGCTGCTCGACGGCGCGCGTCCCGCGGTATACGTCAGCCCCTACCTGCGCACGCGGGAGACGTTGCGGCTGCTGGACATCCGGGCTTCGTGCGAACGGCTGCTGCAGGAGCCGCGGCTGCGCGAGCAGGACTGGGGCAACCTGCAGGACCCGGCCGACCAGGAGGTCCAGAAGGCGCGGCGCAACGAGTTCGGGCACTTCTTCTACCGGCTGCCATTCGGCGAGTCCGGCGCCGACGTCGACGACCGCGTCGCGGGCTTCCTCTCGGACCTGCACCGGCGCGACGAACGTCACCCCGAGACGGTGCTGATCGTCTCGCACGGCCTCACGCTGCGGCTGCTGTGCCGCCGGTTGTTCGGCTGGAGCGTCGAACTCTTCGAATCGCTGTCCAACCCCGGGACCTGCGAACACCGCGTGCTCGAGGAACACGACGGGAAGTGGACGCTGGACCGGCCGTTCGCCCAGTGGCGCGACTCACCCGACGGGGAAACGCAGCTCTAG